In one Oncorhynchus nerka isolate Pitt River linkage group LG7, Oner_Uvic_2.0, whole genome shotgun sequence genomic region, the following are encoded:
- the LOC115132303 gene encoding synaptotagmin-2-like codes for MKWNLFKKKPEAMVGPEPTGAAVLTVAPGPVASTAADNSTEAVKNGDFDDIKNKFLNEIDKIPLPSWAIIAIAVVAATLILTCCFCIVKKCCCKKKKNKKGKKGKGEMGMTNMKGGEKQDDDDYDEDDAETGMTGDEKEEEVKEKEKLGKLQYSIDYDFQDNKLTVGLLQAADLLSMDSGGTSDPYVKVYVLPDKKKHFTTKVHKKTLNPTFNETFVFKIPFQEMGGKTLVMQVFDFDRFSKHDVIGEVKLPLHKLDLAQPLEEWRDLDSAEKEEQEKLGDICISLRYVPTAGKLTICILEAKNLKKMDVGGLSDPYVKINLMQNGKRLKKKKTTVKKNTLNPYYNESFSFEIPIEQMQKIQAVVTVLDYDKIGKNDAIGKIWVGSKATGTQLKHWSDMLANPRRPIAQWHPLQPEEEIDASLAALNAKK; via the exons ATGAAGTGGAACCTGTTCAAGAAGAAACCTGAAGCCATGGTCGGACCGGAGCCCACTGGGGCTGCAGTCTTAACTGTTGCCCCTGGCCCTGTGGCCTCCACCGCAGCTGACAACTCCACAGAGGCCGTCAAAAACGGCGATTTTGACGACATCAAGAATAAGTTCCTCAATGAGATTGACAAGATCCCAT tGCCATCATGGGCCATCATCGCCATTGCAGTTGTAGCTGCTACCCTGATTCTCACCTGCTGCTTCTGCATCGTTAAGAAGTGCTGTTGCAAGAAAAAGAAGAACAAGAAGGGCAAGAAAGGGAAGGGGGAAATGGGCATGACGAACATGAAAGGAGGAGAG AAACAGGacgatgatgattatgatgaagATGATGCTGAGACTGGTATGACTGGAgatgagaaagaggaagaggtgaaggagAAAGAAAAGCTTGGGAAGCTTCAGTATTCCATAGATTACGACTTCCAGGACAACAAG CTCACAGTAGGCCTCCTCCAAGCAGctgatctcctctccatggaCAGCGGCGGCACCTCTGACCCCTATGTCAAGGTCTATGTCCTCCCAGACAAGAAGAAGCATTTTACCACCAAGGTGCACAAGAAGACGCTAAACCCTACCTTCAATGAGACCTTTGTTTTCAAG ATTCCATTCCAGGAGATGGGTGGCAAGACTTTGGTCATGCAGGTCTTTGACTTTGACCGCTTCTCTAAGCATGACGTCATTGGAGAGGTGAAACTACCCTTGCACAAACTGGACCTGGCCCAGCcactggaggagtggagggaccTGGACAGTGCAGAGAAAGAAGAG CAAGAGAAGCTGGGAGATATCTGCATCTCTCTGCGCTATGTGCCCACTGCTGGGAAACTTACCATCTGTATCCTGGAGGCCAAGAACCTCAAGAAGATGGACGTGGGAGGACTGTCAG ATCCCTATGTGAAGATCAACTTGATGCAGAACGGCAAGCgtctgaagaagaagaagaccacGGTGAAGAAGAACACTCTGAATCCATACTACAACGAGTCCTTCAGCTTTGAGATTCCTATTGAGCAGATGCAG AAAATCCAAGCTGTGGTCACAGTGCTGGATTATGACAAGATCGGTAAAAACGACGCAATCGGGAAGATCTGGGTGGGCAGCAAGGCGACTGGCACCCAGCTGAAGCACTGGTCCGACATGCTGGCCAACCCTCGCCGCCCCATCGCCCAGTGGCATCCACTGCAGCCCGAGGAGGAGATTGATGCTTCGCTGGCAGCCCTGAACGCCAAGAAGTAA